Within Candidatus Desulfatibia profunda, the genomic segment TTTACGACCCGCTCTGCATATTTCTGCCCAATACCTTTAAGCTGAGCAAGCTCTTCAACGGTTGCTGTATTTAAATTAATTTTTGCCGGATTCTCAGCCCAAATAGGGCCAACAAGAACCATCACCATCGCTAGGGCAATGCACAACGCTGAAACTTTTTTAAAATTTTTCACAATGTCCTCCTTTCTTTTACAACCATTTATAATTTGAGCACAAAATGCTTCCAGGGAAGCAACCCATAAAAGGCTTAACAAAAAATATGCCAAAATATGGTTTTTCGAAAAAAAGGACGGCAGGAGGACTGCTTGCTCAAACGCTATTCACATCAAAACACTTATCATATCAATATGTAACGTGTAATTGGACTTGAAAAGTTGATCATAAAAAAAGATGTGTTTAAATGCAGATACGATGGAATTGTGGAAGGAGGAAGTAGTTAATTATGCCCAATTTTGAGGGCACGAATGCCCAATTAGATGGGCATCGAATAAAATCGTAACACGATTTTATTGCTGAATGGCCCGCTGCCTTAACAGATGATCTGCCAGGACAAGGGTTACCATGGCTTCACAGACAACATTGATGCGGGGGATGGCTGCAATATCATGACGTCCTTTGACCGACAAAGTTCTTGGGTTACCTGAAACGTCAACGGTTTTTTGTTCAACCTCAATTGAAGGAATCGGTTTAACAGCCACACGGATGACAATATCATCTCCATTTGAAATTCCGGCAAGGATCCCGCCGGCATTATTGGAGGCAAAACCCTGGGGAGTTATGGAGTCATTATTTTCAGACCCCAGTTTGGCGGCGGCCTCAAATCCTGCACCGATCTCAACGCCCTTAACCGCTCCGATACTCATCAACGCTTTTGCCAAATCTGCATCGAGCTTGTCGAACACCGGTTCTCCAAGACCCTTGGGAACCCCTCTGGCCATAATTTCGACTATTCCGCCAATGGAATCACCCTGCTTTCGAATGCCAGCAACACGTTTTTCCATCTTTTTCACAGCATCCATATCCGGACAACAAAATACATTTTTAGCGATCATATCCAGATCGCGTTTGATTGCCTTGATACCGCCAAGTTCTACCGTGTATGCCAAGATTTCAATCTTTTCGGTTTCAAGCAGGGCCTTGGCGACAGCTCCGGCAGCCACCCTTGCCACGGTTTCCCGCGCGGAAGCCCGCCCGCCCCCGCGCCAATCACGTATGCCGTACTTGGCCATATAGGTTATGTCGCCGTGACCGGGCCGAAACAGATTTGCATAAGGCGCATACGCATTAGAGTCGGCGTCTTTGTTTTCAACCATAATCATGATGGGCGTTCCGGTCGTCATATCTTCAAAAACACCCGACATGATGACCGCCCGATCCGGTTCCCGTCTGCGGGTACTTGCAGGAGACCTTCCCGGCCGCCTGCGGTCCAGCATGGACTGGATAACCTTTTCATCCAGTGGTATTTTAGGGGGACAGCCGTCAATGATGACGCCCACGCCTTTTCCGTGTGATTCACCCCAAGTTGTGATTCTGAACAACGTTCCGAACGTAT encodes:
- the aroC gene encoding chorismate synthase; translation: MPGNTFGTLFRITTWGESHGKGVGVIIDGCPPKIPLDEKVIQSMLDRRRPGRSPASTRRREPDRAVIMSGVFEDMTTGTPIMIMVENKDADSNAYAPYANLFRPGHGDITYMAKYGIRDWRGGGRASARETVARVAAGAVAKALLETEKIEILAYTVELGGIKAIKRDLDMIAKNVFCCPDMDAVKKMEKRVAGIRKQGDSIGGIVEIMARGVPKGLGEPVFDKLDADLAKALMSIGAVKGVEIGAGFEAAAKLGSENNDSITPQGFASNNAGGILAGISNGDDIVIRVAVKPIPSIEVEQKTVDVSGNPRTLSVKGRHDIAAIPRINVVCEAMVTLVLADHLLRQRAIQQ
- a CDS encoding helix-hairpin-helix domain-containing protein, with the protein product MVMVLVGPIWAENPAKINLNTATVEELAQLKGIGQKYAERVVKYREENGSFKALEDILKVPGIGPKTLEANKDRIVVE